The Astyanax mexicanus isolate ESR-SI-001 chromosome 14, AstMex3_surface, whole genome shotgun sequence genome window below encodes:
- the LOC111193878 gene encoding uncharacterized protein LOC111193878: MKIVFEDRVPVDIAVAECSCVAGTALCNHNVALLFQTAHYSTLNLAAVPPVLSCTETEQRWHKPRTMGVKPGRVSDMVFLSSKPKQFTVADGVRSKRYKAVRGELPDPDVLKVDEQYQDFTADIAPLITTMAISADVPLVDSAFGKVQAGSPISYQHPVPVSRVVVRHPDAPLPPPLPVDGYRLEPTNCQFVCTHQQHLHLQSLATTFDMARKIEVATREQSNSVEWHRVRRPRITSSRFREICHVRGQSSAEILSQRIRKGVDQTAAMKRGLALEPVAIQEYCRMKNTNYWPCGFVIHPDAPWLGSSPDGLVFDPTESPPFGLVEIKCPNAKSYVDCSYLKMQSGTMKLKQTHSYYWQVQGQLLLTGMEWCDFVVFAEEDILIQRIYRDCEVAKTIREKGDYFFFYFYMTV, translated from the exons ATGAAG aTTGTCTTTGAAGACCGTGTACCAGTGGACATTGCAGTGGCAGAGTGCTCCTGTGTGGCTGGGACAGCCCTCTGCAACCACAATGTTGCACTACTGTTCCAGACTGCACACTACTCCACACTGAACCTGGCTGCTGTACCCCCAGTCCTAAGCTGCACAGAAACAGAACAACGCTGGCACAAGCCAAGAACCATG GGTGTAAAACCAGGCCGCGTGAGTGACATGGTGTTCTTATCCTCCAAGCCAAAGCAGTTTACAGTTGCTGATGGTGTAAG GAGTAAACGTTACAAGGCAGTGCGAGGGGAGCTGCCAGATCCAGATGTCCTTAAAGTTGATGAGCAGTACCAGGACTTCACTGCAGACATCGCTCCACTCATCACCACCATGGCCATAAGTGCAGATGTCCCGCTGGTTGATTCAGCTTTTGGGAAAGTCCAGGCGGGTAGCCCCATCTCCTACCAGCATCCAGTACCAGTGAGCCGGGTTGTTGTACGCCATCCAGATGCCCCTCTGCCACCACCTTTACCTGTAGACGGTTATAGGCTGGAGCCTACTAACTGCCAGTTTGTGTGCACTCACCAACAACACCTCCATCTGCAGTCACTTGCCACTACATTTGACATGGCAAGGAAAATAGAGGTTGCCACCAGGGAGCAGAGCAACTCTGTGGAGTGGCACCGAGTCAGGAGGCCAAGAATAACTTCCTCCCGATTCAGGGAAATATGCCATGTCAGAGGTCAGAGTTCTGCAGAAATCCTGTCACAAAGGATTCGAAAGGGAGTGGATCAAACTGCTGCAATGAAGAGGGGATTGGCACTGGAACCGGTTGCCATCCAGGAGTACTGCCGGATGAAAAACACAAATTACTGGCCTTGTGGTTTCGTCATCCACCCAGATGCCCCCTGGTTAGGGTCATCTCCTGATGGTCTGGTGTTTGACCCGACTGAGAGCCCACCCTTTGGATTGGTGGAAATTAAATGCCCCAATGCAAAAAGCTACGTGGACTGTAGTTACCTGAAAATGCAGAGTGGCACAATGAAATTAAAGCAGACTCACAGCTACTACTGGCAGGTACAAGGTCAGCTCCTACTTACAGGTATGGAGTGGTGTGATTTTGTTGTATTTGCAGAGGAGGATATTCTTATTCAGCGCATATATAGAGACTGTGAAGTGGCTAAAACCATTAGAGAGAAGGgagattatttctttttttatttttacatgaccGTGTAA
- the LOC125781019 gene encoding uncharacterized protein LOC125781019, protein MSACRVKERRLTFQRVRKSALHCCVPLCTSSSRYNAEISFHKFPVDAAVRAKWLTKIRRDKFTPTVNTRVCGRHFQPGDFAVTAGGLRRLQSGAVPLLFSWNEYTLPTPRQNVWERRPRAEEPLHDLPADLESEDDMDTAAPDHDYCLTPATAVMAAEMANENEALRQKIGELQHQLEVLQLRTRFGIQRLAGSDEDIRFYTRFATYKHFQAFWKLVEPAVNTKMVRITSAQAASASSSEVSQPATKLPPIDELLLFLMHLSVGLPLRDLAERFGIHRTTASRIISTWTHFLYILLGSQRLWIPPEVVRAHLPPEFSAFPDTQVVLDCTEIFCQTPSSLLLQSEVFSAYKSHSTFKALIGMAPHGAITFVSGLYAGSMSDREIFKLSGIINLLTPDMAIMVDKGFLVDNLAPCKVYRPAFLSRNTQMSREDVRQTQSIARLRVHVERCIRRVKENKLFDKAIPLSVCGSIEELFNVACFLVNYQNGPLVKAWAT, encoded by the exons ATGAGTGCATGCAGGGTTAAAGAGAGACGACTGACCTTCCAACGGGTAAGAAAGTCAGCGTTACATTGCTGTGTGCCCTTATGTACCAGTTCGTCGCGCTATAACGCCGAGATTAGTTTTCATAAGTTTCCCGTTGACGCTGCGGTGCGTGCTAAGTGGCTAACTAAGATCCGTAGGGATAAGTTCACTCCAACAGTGAACACCCGTGTGTGTGGCCGGCATTTTCAACCGGGAGACTTCGCAGTGACTGCAGGGGGACTGAGGAGGTTACAGAGTGGAGCTGTACCCCTTCTGTTTTCCTGGAATGAGTACACTCTGCCTACACCGAGGCAGAATGTATGGGAGCGCCGCCCGAGAGCAGAGGAGCCTCTCCACGATCTGCCTGCAGACTTGGAGTCGGAGGACGATATGGACACAGCAGCACCTGATCATGATTACTGCTTAACTCCAGCGACAGCGGTGATGGCAGCTGAGATggccaatgaaaatgaagctctgCGCCAGAAAATTGGGGAACTCCAACACCAGCTGGAAGTGCTACAGCTGAGGACGCGTTTTGGTATTCAGCGCCTGGCGGGGTCAGACGAGGACATTCGCTTTTACACCAG GTTTGCTACATACAAGCACTTCCAGGCATTCTGGAAATTGGTGGAGCCTGCAGTCAACACCAAGATGGTGCGGATCACCAGTGCCCAGGCTGCATCTGCCAGCAGCTCTGAAGTCTCTCAACCAGCAACG aaACTTCCACCAATAGAtgagctgctgctgttcctcatgcACCTGTCAGTGGGCCTGCCTCTCAGGGATCTTGCAGAACGGTTTGGCATTCACCGCACCACAGCCAGCAGGATTATTTCCACCTGGACACACTTCCTGTACATCCTGCTAGGAAGCCAACGTCTGTGGATCCCCCCTGAAGTTGTCAGAGCTCACCTTCCACCTGAGTTTTCAGCTTTCCCAGACACGCAGGTGGTGCTCGACTGCACTGAAATCTTTTGCCAGACACCATCCTCTCTCCTGCTACAGAGTGAGGTGTTTTCAGCGTACAAATCGCACTCTACTTTTAAGGCCTTGATTGGCATGGCACCCCATGGTGCCATTACATTTGTGTCTGGCTTGTATGCAGGATCCATGAGTGATCGAGAGATCTTCAAGCTATCTGGCATCATAAACCTGCTCACACCAGACATGGCAATTATGGTTGACAAAGGGTTTCTTGTGGACAACCTGGCTCCATGCAAGGTTTATAGACCTGCCTTTCTCTCAAGAAACACCCAAATGAGCAGGGAGGATGTCAGGCAGACCCAATCCATTGCACGTCTGAGGGTTCATGTGGAGAGATGCATTAGGAGGGTGAAAGAGAATAAACTTTTTGACAAGGCAATACCACTCTCTGTTTGTGGAAGCATTGAAGAGCTATTTAATGTAGCCTGCTTCCTGGTCAACTACCAGAACGGACCACTGGTAAAGGCATGGGCAACTTAG